The following proteins are encoded in a genomic region of Glycine max cultivar Williams 82 chromosome 18, Glycine_max_v4.0, whole genome shotgun sequence:
- the LOC100817998 gene encoding U-box domain-containing protein 13, whose product MLIAEAGAIPHLVDLLYAPDAGTQEHVVTALLNLSINVDNKERIMASEAVPGILHVLENGSMEAQENAAATFFSLSGVDENRVAIGASGAIPALVTLFCEGSQRGKVDAAKALFNLCLSQGNKGRAIRAGIVPKLIEMLTEPDGDMRDEAMTIMAVVANHSDGQAAIGSMNVVSTLVELVSNRSPGNKENATSVLLLLCNGDPFYLSIVSSLGLVNPLLDLAGNGSEGPSGKLPSF is encoded by the coding sequence ATGCTGATTGCTGAAGCGGGTGCTATACCCCACCTTGTTGATCTCCTCTATGCACCTGATGCTGGCACCCAAGAGCATGTAGTTACTGCTCTCCTGAACTTGTCTATCAATGTGGATAATAAAGAGCGCATCATGGCTTCAGAGGCTGTGCCAGGCATCCTTCATGTGCTAGAAAATGGTAGTATGGAAGCTCAGGAAAATGCAGCAGCCACCTTTTTCAGCCTCTCTGGGGTGGATGAGAACAGAGTGGCAATTGGTGCGTCTGGAGCAATCCCAGCATTAGTTACTCTATTTTGTGAGGGAAGTCAAAGAGGGAAGGTGGATGCCGCAAAAGCACTATTCAATCTGTGTTTATCCCAAGGGAACAAAGGACGAGCAATTAGGGCTGGTATTGTCCCTAAGTTGATAGAAATGCTAACAGAACCTGATGGGGATATGAGGGATGAGGCAATGACAATAATGGCTGTAGTGGCTAACCATTCTGATGGACAAGCAGCAATTGGATCTATGAATGTTGTATCCACTTTGGTGGAATTAGTCAGTAACAGATCTCCTGGGAACAAAGAGAATGCAACTTCAGTGTTGCTTCTCCTATGTAATGGAGACCCTTTTTATTTGTCCATTGTCAGTTCACTTGGGTTGGTCAATCCTCTCTTGGACCTGGCAGGAAATGGTTCAGAAGGGCCAAGCGGAAAGCTTCCCAGCTTCTAG